The following proteins are encoded in a genomic region of Streptococcus cristatus AS 1.3089:
- the argR gene encoding arginine repressor, which produces MRKSERHQLVRMMIKEEKLGTQKDIQKRLEDEGIFVTQTTLSRDLREIGLAKLKKDGQVYYVLAHEAEELDLAEFLASHVQAVSRAEFTLVFRTGLGEATVLANVVDGSLDSRILGTVAGANTLLVICRDQDAAREIETSVKEGME; this is translated from the coding sequence ATGAGAAAGAGCGAGCGTCATCAACTTGTCAGAATGATGATCAAGGAAGAAAAGTTAGGAACACAAAAGGATATTCAAAAAAGATTGGAAGACGAGGGGATTTTTGTGACCCAGACAACCCTCTCGCGTGATCTAAGGGAGATTGGTTTGGCCAAGTTGAAAAAGGACGGTCAAGTCTATTATGTGCTGGCCCACGAAGCAGAAGAGCTGGACTTAGCTGAATTTTTGGCCAGTCATGTTCAGGCTGTTTCTCGAGCAGAGTTTACGCTGGTTTTCCGTACAGGACTGGGCGAAGCGACGGTCTTGGCAAATGTGGTAGATGGTTCGCTGGATAGTCGGATTTTAGGAACCGTTGCAGGGGCCAATACCTTGCTGGTGATTTGCCGGGATCAGGATGCCGCTAGAGAAATCGAGACGAGTGTCAAAGAAGGCATGGAATAG
- the argS gene encoding arginine--tRNA ligase — translation MDNKQLIASELAKVIDSLDQTAISNLLEQPKSSDLGDIAFPAFSLAKVERKAPQAIAADIAEKIDPSHFEKVVATGPYVNFFLNKAKISDQVIKEVIKEGADYGQQNEGNGGNITIDLSSPNIAKPFSVGHLRSTVIGDALSNIFRKMGYNTIKINHLGDWGKQFGLLMVAYKKWGNKEAVEANPIDELLQLYVRINAEIENDPALDDEGRLWFKKLEDGDPEATELWQWFRDESLVEFNRIYELLSVEFDSLNGEAFYNDKMDEAVKILEDKGLLKESKGASIVDLDDVNLPPAMIKKSDGATLYITRDIATAMYRARTYNFVKNVYVVGQEQSNHFRQLKAVLKKMGFDWSDDMIHVDFGLVTKNRQKLSTRKGNIILLEPTLQEAISRAKAQIEEKNPNLENKEAVAHAVGVGAVKFYDLKTDRRNGYDFDLEAMVSFEGETGPYVQYAYARIQSILRKADFKPSLDANYNLNDAESWEIIKLLQDFARVVKRAADNFEPSLIAKYAISLAQAFNKYYAHTRILDETPERDSRLALSYTTAVVLKEALRMLGVEAPEKM, via the coding sequence ATGGATAATAAACAATTAATCGCTAGCGAATTGGCCAAAGTTATTGACAGCTTGGACCAAACAGCTATCTCTAACCTACTAGAACAGCCGAAAAGTTCCGATCTTGGAGACATTGCCTTCCCAGCTTTCTCACTTGCTAAAGTAGAACGCAAGGCTCCTCAAGCTATCGCTGCGGATATCGCTGAAAAGATTGACCCAAGTCATTTTGAAAAAGTTGTCGCAACTGGACCTTATGTCAACTTCTTCCTCAACAAAGCTAAAATCTCTGATCAAGTCATCAAAGAAGTCATCAAAGAAGGCGCTGACTATGGGCAACAGAACGAAGGTAATGGCGGAAATATCACAATTGACCTTTCCAGCCCTAACATTGCAAAACCTTTCTCTGTCGGTCACTTGCGTTCGACTGTTATCGGAGATGCTCTTTCTAATATCTTCCGCAAGATGGGCTACAATACCATCAAGATCAACCACTTAGGTGACTGGGGCAAGCAATTCGGTCTCCTCATGGTTGCCTACAAGAAATGGGGCAACAAGGAAGCTGTTGAAGCCAACCCAATCGATGAACTCTTGCAACTTTACGTCCGCATCAATGCTGAAATCGAAAACGATCCAGCCTTGGACGACGAAGGCCGCCTCTGGTTCAAGAAACTGGAAGATGGCGATCCAGAAGCAACAGAACTCTGGCAATGGTTCCGTGACGAAAGTCTTGTTGAATTTAACCGCATCTATGAATTGCTCAGCGTTGAATTCGATAGCTTAAACGGAGAAGCCTTCTACAATGACAAGATGGACGAGGCCGTGAAAATTCTGGAAGACAAGGGTCTCCTGAAAGAATCAAAAGGCGCTAGCATTGTGGACTTGGACGATGTCAACCTCCCACCAGCTATGATTAAAAAATCAGACGGTGCTACACTTTACATCACCCGCGATATTGCCACTGCTATGTACCGTGCGCGCACTTACAACTTCGTCAAGAACGTTTATGTCGTTGGTCAAGAACAATCAAACCACTTCCGTCAGCTCAAAGCTGTCCTTAAGAAAATGGGATTTGACTGGAGCGATGACATGATCCACGTGGACTTTGGGCTGGTTACGAAGAATCGCCAAAAACTTTCAACACGTAAAGGAAACATCATCCTTCTGGAACCGACTCTGCAAGAAGCAATCAGCCGTGCAAAAGCTCAAATTGAAGAGAAAAATCCAAATCTGGAAAACAAAGAAGCTGTTGCCCATGCAGTTGGTGTCGGAGCCGTTAAATTCTACGACCTTAAGACTGACCGCCGCAATGGTTATGACTTTGATTTGGAAGCGATGGTTTCCTTTGAAGGTGAAACTGGACCTTATGTGCAATATGCCTACGCGCGTATCCAGTCTATCCTGCGCAAAGCAGACTTCAAGCCAAGTCTTGATGCCAACTACAACCTCAACGATGCTGAAAGCTGGGAAATTATCAAACTGCTCCAAGACTTCGCTCGCGTAGTTAAACGTGCAGCTGATAACTTTGAGCCATCTCTGATTGCCAAATACGCGATCAGCCTAGCTCAAGCCTTCAATAAATACTATGCTCACACTCGCATCTTGGACGAAACTCCTGAACGCGATAGCCGTCTAGCTCTTAGCTACACCACTGCTGTTGTACTGAAGGAAGCTCTCCGCATGCTTGGTGTAGAAGCTCCAGAAAAAATGTAA
- the nrdI gene encoding class Ib ribonucleoside-diphosphate reductase assembly flavoprotein NrdI gives MRVSLVYISLSGNTESFVRRLSDYLLEQHPSLEIEKIHIKDLVKEGRPFFEMTNPFIAFLPTYLEGGNGLDNGDVEILTTDVADFIAYGQNASKCFGVVGSGNRNFNNQYCLTAKQYSQRFGFPVLADFEMRGMLGDIKKVAGIIEELYEIKE, from the coding sequence ATGAGAGTTTCCTTAGTCTATATCAGCTTGAGCGGCAATACAGAGAGTTTTGTCCGTCGTTTGAGTGATTATTTGTTAGAGCAGCATCCCAGTCTAGAGATTGAAAAAATCCACATCAAAGATTTGGTTAAAGAGGGGCGACCTTTCTTTGAAATGACCAACCCTTTCATCGCCTTTTTACCGACCTATCTGGAAGGTGGCAATGGTCTGGATAATGGGGATGTCGAAATTCTCACGACGGATGTAGCCGATTTTATTGCCTATGGGCAAAATGCTAGCAAGTGTTTTGGAGTTGTCGGAAGTGGCAACCGTAATTTTAACAATCAATACTGTCTGACCGCTAAGCAGTACAGCCAACGTTTCGGTTTCCCAGTTTTAGCTGATTTTGAAATGCGTGGCATGTTGGGTGATATCAAAAAGGTCGCTGGCATTATTGAAGAATTGTATGAAATAAAAGAATAA
- a CDS encoding lantibiotic ABC transporter permease produces MMKKKPIYLYVLLGLATAGSLWGLVSKFSSSNDAVESLLKGMEEPVKSQYATYFSKSAELSGSLISNVFFYASLLLLIAAWFFVFKKDIFKANLIYITDILIGLIGTAYSYVAAKGIAASSFSDPTLLSSQMLGLNMSVGFSVVLSLIFLSIVVFKLIKQQKEAETGEVAEEE; encoded by the coding sequence ATGATGAAAAAGAAACCGATTTATCTCTACGTCTTACTGGGGTTAGCAACGGCTGGCAGCTTATGGGGGCTTGTGTCGAAGTTCTCCTCTTCTAATGATGCAGTGGAATCCTTGCTTAAAGGCATGGAAGAGCCAGTAAAATCTCAGTATGCAACTTATTTTAGCAAGAGTGCTGAACTGTCAGGTTCGCTAATAAGTAATGTTTTCTTTTATGCTAGCCTGCTTCTTTTGATAGCAGCTTGGTTCTTCGTTTTTAAGAAAGACATCTTTAAAGCAAATCTTATTTACATTACTGATATTCTCATTGGACTGATTGGGACAGCCTATAGTTATGTTGCAGCTAAAGGAATTGCAGCTTCTTCCTTTTCAGATCCAACATTACTATCGTCTCAGATGCTGGGGCTGAATATGAGCGTCGGCTTCTCCGTCGTTCTTAGCCTCATCTTCCTTTCTATCGTTGTCTTCAAGCTTATCAAGCAGCAAAAGGAAGCTGAGACTGGAGAAGTAGCTGAAGAAGAATAA
- the glgP gene encoding glycogen/starch/alpha-glucan family phosphorylase yields the protein MSNLQTYIQNTYQKQIADCSNEELYLALLNYTKLASAQKPVNTGKKKLYYISAEFLIGKLLSNNLINLGLYDDVKHELAAAGKDLIEVEEVELEPSLGNGGLGRLAACFLDSIATLGLNGDGVGLNYHFGLFQQVLKNNEQTTIPNFWLTEQNWLVRSSRSYQVPFAHFTLTSTLYDIDVPGYKTATKNRLRLFDLDSVDAGIITDGIDFDKTDIARNLTLFLYPDDSDKQGELLRIFQQYFMVSNGAQLIIDEAIEKGSNLHDLADYAVIQINDTHPSLVIPEMIRLLTERGLEFDEAVNIVKSMTAYTNHTILAEALEKWPLHFLEEVVPHLVPIIKELDKRVKEVYTNPAVQIIDEHDRVHMAHMDIHYGYSVNGVAALHTEILKNSELKAFYDIYPEKFNNKTNGITFRRWLMHANPRLSSYLDELLGRDWHHDAAKLEGLLDFAGKQEVKEKLEGIKSHNKRKLARHLKEAQGVEINPDSIFDIQIKRLHEYKRQQMNALYVIHKYLDIKAGNIPARPITVFFGGKAAPAYTIAQDIIHLILCLSEVIANDPAVAPHLQVVMVENYNVTASSFLIAAGDISEQISLASKEASGTGNMKFMLNGALTLGTMDGANVEIAELVGEDNIYIFGEDSETVIDLYAKSAYKSSEFYARPAIKPLVDFIISDAVLAAGNKERLERLYNELINKDWFMTLLDLEDYIKVKEQMLADYEDRDAWMEKVLVNIAKAGFFSADRTIQQYNDEIWHLDN from the coding sequence ATGTCAAACCTACAAACATATATCCAAAATACTTATCAAAAGCAAATTGCTGATTGTAGCAATGAAGAGCTTTACTTGGCTCTCTTGAACTACACAAAATTGGCTAGCGCTCAAAAGCCAGTCAATACTGGTAAAAAGAAACTCTACTACATCTCAGCTGAGTTTCTTATCGGAAAACTCTTGTCAAACAACTTGATTAACTTGGGTCTTTATGACGATGTTAAACATGAATTGGCAGCGGCAGGCAAAGACCTGATCGAAGTAGAAGAAGTGGAATTGGAACCATCTCTTGGTAACGGTGGTTTGGGCCGTTTGGCAGCCTGCTTCTTGGATTCTATCGCAACACTTGGTTTGAATGGTGACGGTGTGGGTCTTAACTACCACTTCGGTCTTTTCCAACAAGTCCTTAAAAACAATGAGCAAACAACTATTCCAAACTTCTGGTTGACTGAGCAAAACTGGTTAGTTCGTTCAAGCCGTAGCTACCAAGTGCCATTTGCTCACTTCACCTTGACATCTACTCTTTATGATATTGATGTGCCAGGTTACAAGACAGCAACTAAAAACCGTCTTCGCCTCTTTGATTTGGACTCAGTAGACGCAGGTATCATCACTGATGGTATTGACTTTGATAAGACAGATATCGCTCGCAACTTGACTCTCTTCCTCTACCCAGATGATAGCGACAAGCAAGGTGAATTGCTCCGTATCTTCCAACAATACTTCATGGTATCAAACGGTGCGCAATTGATTATTGATGAAGCGATCGAAAAAGGCAGCAACTTGCACGACTTGGCTGACTACGCTGTCATCCAAATCAATGATACCCACCCATCTTTGGTTATCCCAGAAATGATTCGCCTCTTGACAGAGCGTGGTTTGGAATTTGACGAAGCTGTAAACATTGTCAAGTCTATGACTGCTTATACGAACCACACTATCTTAGCAGAAGCTCTTGAAAAATGGCCATTGCACTTCTTGGAAGAAGTTGTACCTCACCTGGTTCCAATCATCAAAGAGCTTGACAAACGTGTCAAGGAAGTTTACACAAATCCAGCAGTACAAATCATTGATGAGCATGATCGTGTACACATGGCCCACATGGATATCCACTATGGCTACAGTGTTAACGGGGTTGCAGCTCTCCACACTGAAATCTTGAAAAACTCTGAGTTGAAGGCTTTCTACGATATTTATCCAGAGAAATTCAACAACAAGACAAACGGTATTACATTCCGTCGTTGGCTTATGCACGCTAACCCACGTTTGTCTAGCTACTTAGATGAACTTCTTGGTCGCGACTGGCACCATGATGCTGCTAAGTTGGAAGGCCTACTTGACTTTGCTGGTAAGCAAGAAGTGAAAGAAAAGTTGGAAGGCATTAAGTCTCACAACAAGCGTAAATTGGCTCGTCACTTGAAGGAAGCTCAAGGTGTGGAAATCAATCCAGATTCTATCTTTGATATCCAAATCAAGCGTCTACACGAGTACAAACGCCAACAAATGAACGCTTTGTATGTTATCCACAAATACTTGGACATCAAGGCTGGTAATATTCCTGCTCGCCCAATCACTGTCTTCTTTGGTGGTAAAGCAGCTCCTGCTTACACAATTGCCCAAGACATCATTCACTTGATTCTTTGCTTGTCAGAAGTCATCGCAAATGACCCAGCAGTAGCACCACACTTGCAAGTGGTTATGGTTGAAAACTACAACGTTACAGCATCAAGCTTCTTGATTGCAGCTGGTGATATTTCTGAGCAAATCTCACTTGCTTCGAAAGAAGCTTCAGGTACTGGTAACATGAAATTCATGCTTAACGGTGCTTTGACACTTGGTACCATGGACGGTGCTAACGTGGAAATCGCTGAGTTGGTTGGCGAAGACAACATCTACATCTTTGGTGAAGATTCAGAAACTGTTATCGATCTTTATGCTAAATCTGCATATAAATCAAGCGAATTCTACGCTCGTCCAGCTATCAAGCCATTGGTTGATTTTATCATCAGCGACGCTGTTCTTGCAGCTGGAAATAAAGAGCGCTTGGAACGCCTTTACAATGAATTGATCAACAAAGACTGGTTCATGACTCTTCTTGACTTGGAAGACTATATCAAAGTCAAAGAGCAAATGCTTGCAGACTACGAAGACCGCGATGCTTGGATGGAAAAAGTTCTTGTCAATATCGCAAAAGCTGGTTTCTTCTCAGCAGACCGTACAATCCAACAATACAATGACGAAATTTGGCATTTGGATAACTAG
- the malQ gene encoding 4-alpha-glucanotransferase has translation MKARQSGVLMHISSLPGKYGIGSFGQSAYDFVDFLVRTKQRYWQILPLGTTSYGDSPYQSFSAFAGNTHFIDLDFLIDEGLLAEEDLKGVDFGDDPKAVDYAKVFEARRPLLEKAVARFLKVGDLDKFRHFVAENAAWLELFAEYMAVKEHFDLKAWTEWPDEAIRRRQPESLASYREQLADKLEYHRVTQYFFFKQWLQLKKYANDHHIEIVGDMPIYVAADSADVWAQPHFFKTDEQGRPVKVAGCPPDEFSETGQLWGNPIYNWEAMDQDGYAWWIERLRESFKIYDIVRIDHFRGFESYWEVPAESETAATGHWVKGPDYKLFAAVKEALGDLNIIAEDLGFMTDEVIELRERTGFPGMKILQFAFNPDDESIDSPHLAPHNSVMYTGTHDNNTVLGWYKDEIDDPTREYMAQYTNRKEYETVPHAMLRTAFASVSYMAIATMQDLLELDGSARMNLPSTIGGNWAWRMTAEELNSAVEEQLYYLTKIYRRLNTDLLPQENKRNTF, from the coding sequence ATGAAAGCGAGACAAAGTGGTGTATTGATGCACATTTCCTCTTTGCCAGGCAAGTACGGGATTGGTTCTTTTGGTCAGTCTGCCTATGATTTTGTGGATTTCTTAGTTAGAACGAAGCAACGTTATTGGCAAATCTTGCCTTTGGGAACGACTAGCTATGGGGACTCTCCTTACCAGTCTTTCTCAGCCTTTGCAGGGAATACTCACTTTATTGATTTGGATTTCTTGATTGACGAAGGCCTGTTGGCAGAAGAAGATCTAAAAGGCGTTGATTTTGGTGATGATCCAAAAGCTGTAGATTATGCAAAAGTATTTGAAGCACGTCGTCCTCTTTTGGAAAAAGCGGTTGCTCGTTTCCTTAAAGTTGGCGATCTTGACAAATTCCGTCACTTTGTTGCGGAAAATGCAGCTTGGTTGGAGCTTTTTGCGGAATACATGGCTGTTAAAGAGCATTTTGATCTGAAAGCTTGGACAGAATGGCCAGATGAAGCGATTCGTCGTCGCCAACCAGAAAGCTTGGCTAGCTACCGTGAGCAATTGGCGGACAAGTTGGAATACCATCGTGTAACCCAATATTTCTTCTTTAAACAATGGTTGCAACTTAAGAAATATGCCAACGATCATCATATCGAAATCGTTGGTGATATGCCAATCTATGTGGCTGCTGACAGTGCGGATGTCTGGGCTCAACCTCATTTCTTCAAGACAGACGAGCAAGGCCGTCCAGTCAAGGTTGCTGGTTGCCCGCCAGATGAATTCTCAGAGACTGGTCAGTTGTGGGGTAACCCAATTTATAATTGGGAAGCTATGGATCAAGATGGCTATGCTTGGTGGATTGAGCGCCTGCGCGAAAGCTTCAAGATTTACGACATCGTTCGGATTGACCACTTCCGTGGCTTTGAGTCTTATTGGGAAGTGCCAGCGGAGTCTGAAACAGCGGCTACTGGTCACTGGGTCAAAGGTCCAGATTATAAACTTTTCGCTGCGGTCAAAGAAGCTTTGGGTGATTTGAACATCATTGCAGAAGATCTTGGCTTCATGACAGATGAAGTAATTGAATTGCGTGAGCGGACTGGCTTCCCAGGTATGAAGATTCTTCAATTCGCTTTCAACCCAGATGATGAAAGCATTGATAGTCCACACTTGGCGCCACATAATTCTGTGATGTACACTGGTACTCACGACAATAACACCGTACTGGGCTGGTACAAGGATGAGATCGATGATCCAACTCGTGAATACATGGCTCAATACACCAACCGCAAAGAATACGAAACAGTGCCACACGCAATGCTTCGTACAGCCTTTGCTTCTGTTAGCTACATGGCTATCGCAACGATGCAGGACTTGCTGGAGTTGGATGGCTCTGCCCGTATGAACCTGCCATCTACGATTGGCGGCAACTGGGCATGGCGGATGACAGCTGAAGAGCTAAATTCTGCTGTGGAAGAGCAGCTTTATTACCTGACGAAAATCTATCGTCGTTTAAATACTGACTTACTTCCACAAGAAAATAAAAGAAATACTTTCTAA
- a CDS encoding extracellular solute-binding protein — protein sequence MKNKMLKSVAVLGTVAVASFILAACGNKSSSSKSSESGDKNVTVYVEEQYKPYMEKAAAAFEKETGSKVTIKTGDQMGGLDNLSLDNQSGKAPDVLMAPYDRVGSLGTDGQLNEVKLSKDSKTDKTTESLVTTEGKTYGAPAVIETLVMYYNKDLISKAPTTFAELEELAKDSKYAFAGEDGKTSAFLADWTNFYYAYGLLAGNGGYVFGDNGKDPKDIGLANEGSIKGIEYAKTWYEKWPKGMQDTEGASNLIQTQFQGGKTAAIIDGPWKASALKEAKVNYGVSTIPTLPNGKEYAAFGGGKAWVIPTGAKNPEVAQKFVDFLTSTDQQKAFYDATNEVPANTEAREYAVSKKDELTDAVVKQFQSAQPMPNISEMSTVWDPAKTMLFDAVSGKKDAKTAAEDAVKLIKETIDQKFGNK from the coding sequence ATGAAAAACAAAATGTTGAAGAGCGTTGCTGTTCTCGGTACTGTTGCTGTAGCTAGCTTTATCTTAGCTGCTTGTGGTAACAAATCTTCTTCAAGCAAGTCATCTGAATCAGGCGACAAGAACGTTACAGTATACGTTGAAGAGCAGTACAAGCCTTACATGGAGAAAGCTGCTGCAGCTTTTGAAAAAGAAACTGGTTCTAAAGTTACTATTAAAACTGGTGACCAAATGGGTGGATTGGACAACCTTTCACTCGACAACCAGTCTGGTAAAGCTCCAGACGTTTTGATGGCTCCATACGACCGTGTAGGAAGCCTCGGTACAGATGGACAATTAAACGAAGTAAAATTAAGCAAAGATAGTAAGACAGATAAAACTACTGAATCTCTTGTAACAACAGAAGGTAAAACATACGGAGCACCTGCTGTTATCGAAACTCTTGTAATGTACTACAACAAGGACTTGATTTCAAAAGCTCCAACTACTTTTGCTGAATTAGAAGAGCTTGCTAAAGACAGCAAATATGCGTTTGCTGGTGAAGATGGTAAAACATCTGCCTTCCTTGCTGACTGGACAAACTTCTACTACGCTTACGGACTTCTAGCTGGTAACGGCGGTTATGTATTCGGTGATAATGGTAAAGATCCTAAAGATATCGGTCTTGCTAACGAAGGTTCTATCAAAGGAATTGAATACGCTAAAACTTGGTATGAAAAATGGCCTAAAGGTATGCAAGATACAGAAGGCGCTTCTAACTTGATCCAAACTCAATTCCAAGGTGGAAAAACTGCTGCAATCATCGATGGACCATGGAAAGCATCTGCTTTGAAAGAAGCTAAAGTAAACTATGGTGTTTCAACTATCCCAACTCTTCCAAACGGAAAAGAATACGCTGCTTTCGGTGGTGGGAAAGCTTGGGTTATCCCAACTGGTGCTAAAAATCCAGAAGTTGCTCAAAAATTCGTTGACTTCTTGACTTCAACTGATCAACAAAAAGCATTTTACGATGCTACTAACGAAGTACCTGCTAACACAGAAGCACGCGAGTACGCAGTAAGCAAGAAAGATGAACTGACAGACGCAGTTGTTAAACAGTTCCAATCAGCTCAACCAATGCCAAACATCTCTGAAATGAGTACAGTTTGGGATCCAGCTAAAACTATGTTGTTCGATGCTGTAAGCGGTAAAAAAGATGCTAAAACTGCAGCTGAAGATGCTGTTAAATTGATCAAAGAAACTATCGATCAAAAATTCGGCAACAAATAA
- a CDS encoding carbohydrate ABC transporter permease has translation MTKKDPKQAMLRSLIPGLGQIYNDQKAKGYIFLGVTVAFLAYFVAIALPEIENLITLGEVRGDNSLFMLIRGAFHLILVAFFLIFYGFNLKDARTVAKQWNNDYPVHTTLKEMTNGIYENGFPYLLIIPSYLAMTFAIIFPVLVTLLIAFTNYDFKHLPPNKLLDWVGFTNFANIWQLSTFRAAFGSVLTWTIIWALAASTLQIVIGIFTAIIANQPFIKGKRIFGVIFLLPWAVPAFITILTFSNMFNDSIGAINTQVIPLLGKVLPFLNGHLIPWKTDPTWTKIALIMMQGWLGFPYIYVLTLGILQSIPNDLYEAAYIDGANAWQKFRNITFPMILAVAAPTLISQYTFNFNNFSIIYLFNAGGPGSVGGGAGSTDILISWIYRLTTGTAPQYSMAAAVTLIISIIVISISMIAFKKLHAFDMEDV, from the coding sequence ATGACAAAAAAAGATCCCAAACAAGCCATGTTGCGCTCCCTCATTCCAGGGTTGGGGCAAATCTATAATGATCAAAAGGCCAAAGGATACATCTTTCTTGGGGTTACGGTTGCATTTTTAGCTTATTTCGTAGCTATTGCCCTACCAGAAATTGAAAATCTCATCACTCTTGGTGAAGTCCGTGGGGACAACTCACTCTTCATGCTGATCCGCGGTGCCTTCCACCTCATCCTTGTGGCATTTTTCCTGATTTTCTATGGATTTAACTTGAAGGATGCCCGTACAGTTGCCAAGCAGTGGAACAATGATTATCCTGTTCATACTACCTTAAAGGAAATGACAAACGGAATCTATGAAAATGGCTTCCCTTACTTGCTGATTATTCCTTCTTATTTGGCGATGACCTTTGCCATCATTTTCCCTGTATTGGTAACACTCTTGATTGCCTTTACAAACTATGATTTCAAACACCTGCCACCAAATAAACTCTTGGATTGGGTTGGCTTTACCAACTTTGCTAACATTTGGCAATTGAGCACCTTCCGTGCGGCCTTTGGTTCTGTCTTGACTTGGACTATCATCTGGGCACTGGCAGCCTCTACTTTACAAATCGTAATCGGTATTTTCACCGCTATCATTGCCAACCAGCCATTCATCAAAGGAAAACGCATCTTCGGTGTTATCTTCTTGCTTCCTTGGGCAGTTCCAGCCTTCATCACTATCCTGACTTTCTCAAATATGTTCAACGATAGTATCGGGGCTATCAATACTCAGGTTATCCCACTTCTCGGCAAGGTTCTTCCTTTCTTGAATGGACATCTGATTCCGTGGAAGACTGATCCGACTTGGACTAAGATTGCCCTTATCATGATGCAAGGTTGGCTTGGATTCCCTTATATCTACGTCCTGACCTTGGGTATTTTGCAGTCTATTCCAAATGACCTTTACGAAGCAGCCTACATCGACGGAGCCAATGCTTGGCAGAAATTCCGCAACATCACTTTCCCAATGATCTTGGCAGTTGCGGCACCAACTTTGATCAGTCAATACACCTTTAACTTTAATAACTTCTCAATCATCTACCTCTTCAATGCAGGTGGTCCTGGTAGTGTCGGTGGAGGAGCCGGTTCAACCGATATTCTAATCTCTTGGATTTATCGTTTGACCACAGGTACAGCACCGCAATATTCAATGGCGGCGGCCGTTACTCTCATCATCTCCATCATCGTCATCTCTATCTCTATGATTGCCTTCAAGAAACTACACGCATTTGATATGGAGGATGTATAA
- a CDS encoding sugar ABC transporter permease has product MNSSVKFKRFINHSLTYLYLVVLSIIILYPLLITIMSAFKTGNVVAFKLDTDINFSLENFSRLFSETLYGTWYFNTIIIAVLTMIVQTSIVVLAGYAYSRYNFIARKQSLVFFLIIQMVPTIAALTAFFVMALMLNALNQSWFLIFLYVGGGIPMNAWLMKGYFDTVPMSLDESAKLDGAGHFRRFWQIVLPLVRPMIAVQALWAFMGPFGDYILSSFLLREKEFYTVAVGLRTFVSDVKNQKIAFFAAGAILTALPICILFFFLQKNFVSGLTSGGDKG; this is encoded by the coding sequence ATGAATAGTTCTGTTAAATTTAAACGTTTTATCAACCATAGTTTGACCTATCTCTACCTTGTAGTGCTTTCCATTATCATTCTCTACCCGCTCTTGATCACGATCATGTCTGCTTTCAAGACGGGGAATGTCGTGGCCTTCAAGCTAGACACAGACATCAACTTCAGTCTGGAAAACTTCTCTCGTCTCTTCTCAGAGACTCTATATGGTACTTGGTACTTTAACACCATTATCATTGCCGTCTTGACAATGATTGTCCAAACCAGTATAGTTGTACTTGCAGGTTATGCATACAGCCGTTACAATTTCATCGCAAGAAAGCAAAGTTTGGTCTTCTTCTTGATTATCCAAATGGTACCAACCATTGCCGCTCTGACCGCCTTCTTCGTTATGGCGCTGATGCTCAATGCCCTCAACCAAAGCTGGTTCCTCATCTTCCTTTATGTAGGTGGTGGTATCCCAATGAATGCTTGGTTGATGAAAGGATACTTCGATACCGTTCCTATGTCTCTAGACGAGTCAGCTAAATTAGACGGCGCTGGTCATTTCAGACGTTTCTGGCAGATTGTCCTGCCCCTCGTTCGTCCAATGATTGCCGTGCAAGCTCTCTGGGCCTTCATGGGACCTTTCGGAGACTACATCCTCTCCAGCTTCCTTCTTCGTGAAAAAGAATTTTATACGGTTGCAGTTGGTCTTCGTACCTTCGTCAGCGATGTCAAGAATCAGAAAATTGCCTTCTTTGCTGCCGGTGCGATTCTCACTGCCCTTCCAATCTGTATTCTCTTCTTCTTCCTGCAAAAGAATTTTGTATCTGGTTTAACAAGTGGTGGAGACAAGGGATAA